The following proteins are encoded in a genomic region of Micrococcaceae bacterium Sec5.8:
- a CDS encoding GIY-YIG nuclease family protein: protein MSDLRSPALYVPAETMFSKEPTSRTSLTLGHVLSGIGADYDPAVRLEDIHVIRHTFKPSDPDALRGPEDLTQERVLAYTRTQDIPPRFPANPPRYWVILIADGGRRSRLWGTYENHGEVATTSTKNYRSFDLRPTEFLAPLNDRLVVEWDNPRSWHRSAGSATGARMPVLEIADRDKVHFPGFDGVLLTYHQLRDMVDDPRYTDWRIALSEVQGIYLITDSTNGKQYVGKADGAERILGRWTAYARDGHGGNVALRELAHESAGGRTGMKTDHARHFVFSLLRVFPYASGLDEASGS from the coding sequence GTGTCTGATCTGCGATCCCCTGCCCTTTACGTGCCTGCGGAGACAATGTTCTCCAAAGAGCCGACCTCCCGCACGTCCCTTACGCTGGGTCATGTGCTTAGCGGGATAGGTGCGGACTATGACCCAGCGGTCCGGCTGGAGGATATACACGTCATCCGCCACACCTTCAAGCCGAGTGATCCCGATGCGTTGCGTGGGCCGGAGGATCTGACCCAAGAGCGGGTCCTCGCCTACACCAGAACCCAAGACATTCCGCCCCGCTTCCCGGCAAATCCTCCCCGATACTGGGTGATCCTCATTGCCGACGGCGGGCGTCGCTCCCGCCTTTGGGGTACTTACGAGAACCACGGCGAAGTGGCAACAACATCCACCAAGAACTACAGAAGCTTCGACCTGCGCCCGACAGAATTCCTTGCACCCCTCAATGACCGGCTCGTAGTCGAATGGGACAACCCCCGCAGTTGGCACCGGAGCGCGGGCTCAGCCACAGGCGCGCGCATGCCCGTGCTGGAGATCGCAGACCGGGACAAGGTCCACTTTCCAGGCTTCGACGGCGTACTGCTCACCTACCACCAACTGCGCGACATGGTGGACGATCCCCGCTACACGGACTGGCGTATCGCCCTGTCAGAGGTCCAGGGAATCTACCTCATCACGGACTCCACGAACGGCAAACAGTACGTCGGCAAAGCCGATGGTGCCGAACGAATTCTCGGCCGGTGGACAGCGTACGCGCGAGACGGCCATGGCGGTAACGTAGCCCTCCGCGAGCTTGCCCATGAGAGCGCGGGGGGAAGGACAGGAATGAAGACGGACCATGCACGGCACTTCGTTTTCAGCCTCCTGCGCGTGTTCCCCTACGCGTCAGGGTTGGATGAGGCCAGCGGCTCATAG